The proteins below are encoded in one region of Effusibacillus dendaii:
- a CDS encoding cell wall hydrolase, whose product MAVVKARASDVALLGRLLRAEAEGEGKFGMLLVGNVGINRIRANCSDFKGIRTIPQMVFQPHAFEAVIHSYFYQKAREREKALARRCINGERHWPAKYSLWYFRPETGVCPPQWYNQPFAGRYKLHCFYEPTAETCENVYNTF is encoded by the coding sequence ATGGCAGTTGTGAAAGCCAGGGCATCTGACGTTGCGCTCTTAGGAAGGTTACTCCGGGCAGAGGCGGAAGGAGAAGGCAAATTCGGTATGCTGCTGGTCGGAAATGTAGGAATTAACCGGATAAGAGCGAATTGTTCCGATTTTAAAGGGATTCGTACCATTCCACAAATGGTTTTTCAACCACATGCTTTTGAGGCTGTTATCCATAGCTATTTCTATCAAAAAGCAAGAGAAAGAGAAAAAGCGTTGGCTCGTCGGTGCATTAACGGAGAGAGACATTGGCCGGCAAAATACAGTTTGTGGTATTTTCGACCGGAAACGGGAGTTTGTCCGCCGCAATGGTACAATCAGCCGTTTGCGGGACGTTATAAGCTCCACTGCTTTTATGAACCAACCGCCGAAACTTGCGAAAACGTATATAACACGTTCTAA
- a CDS encoding CoA transferase: MCDRSGLGRSYGCRRRVFRHCDYETIRHLNPGIIYCSISGFGQTGPYVKQGGFDLIVQGMSGLMSMTGLPGQRPVKAGIALFDIGAGQTALYSILSAYIYKQKTGKGQHLDVSLLKSGLAWFIWEAAAFFGNGMIPQPTGGRHRVSAPYQAFRTKNGYVMLGAANQRTWEGFAQRC; the protein is encoded by the coding sequence GTGTGTGATCGGTCCGGCCTGGGCCGTTCCTATGGATGTAGGAGGAGAGTATTCCGGCACTGCGATTATGAGACCATCCGCCATCTGAATCCCGGCATCATTTACTGTTCGATTTCCGGGTTTGGCCAAACGGGTCCCTATGTGAAGCAGGGCGGTTTTGACTTGATCGTGCAGGGGATGAGCGGTCTGATGAGCATGACCGGACTGCCGGGACAACGGCCGGTAAAAGCAGGGATTGCCCTGTTTGATATTGGAGCGGGACAGACCGCCCTGTACAGTATTTTGTCCGCCTACATTTATAAGCAGAAGACGGGAAAGGGTCAGCATCTGGACGTATCGCTGCTGAAATCCGGGTTGGCTTGGTTTATATGGGAGGCAGCCGCTTTCTTTGGGAACGGAATGATCCCGCAGCCGACCGGGGGACGTCACCGGGTATCCGCGCCGTACCAAGCGTTTCGTACAAAAAACGGGTATGTGATGCTGGGGGCGGCTAACCAACGAACATGGGAAGGTTTTGCACAAAGGTGTTAG
- a CDS encoding aldehyde dehydrogenase family protein, translating into MYIGGCWVGSKSGETFATINPATTEPIAYVPRGNASDIDMAVRAAQNAFEASEWRDIVPSERGRLLFKISQLIREQKNELAHLETLDTGKPLAQAQNDVEVAARYFEYYAGVADKILGETIPVRPEILNFTVREPLGVTAHIVPWNYPIQIASRSLAPALATGNTAVIKPAEDTPLTALRLAAICETVGIPPGVVNVVTGYGTEAGAALAAHPNIDHVTFTGSVTTGTFVMKAAAENIKPITLELGGKSPNIVFSDANLNEAAQWVVRSIIQNAGQTCSAGSRLLVERTIHESFVLKVSELMKQLRIGPGIDNSDIGPIISEKQLNRIESFINLAKQEGISVHLGGQRMKDAGNGFFFEPTILDSVSPNSRLAQEEIFGPVLAVLPFDTIEEALSLANSTEYGLVTGIWTSNLDKAHWLANRVRSGQVFINNYGAGGGVEMTFGGYRKSGFGREKGLEALKHYTQVKNIAVKIQI; encoded by the coding sequence TTATGTCCCACGTGGAAACGCATCAGATATTGATATGGCTGTCCGAGCGGCACAAAACGCATTTGAAGCAAGTGAATGGAGAGATATCGTTCCGTCTGAACGGGGCCGGTTATTATTCAAAATCTCCCAACTGATTCGAGAACAGAAGAATGAGTTGGCACATTTGGAAACACTTGATACCGGAAAGCCTCTCGCACAGGCTCAGAACGATGTAGAAGTGGCAGCTCGTTATTTCGAGTATTACGCGGGGGTAGCCGACAAAATTCTCGGTGAAACGATTCCTGTACGGCCAGAAATTTTAAACTTTACGGTGCGAGAGCCACTTGGTGTAACCGCTCATATTGTACCGTGGAATTATCCGATTCAAATTGCCTCTCGCAGTCTTGCTCCGGCTCTTGCGACAGGCAACACGGCAGTTATCAAGCCGGCGGAAGACACTCCGCTTACCGCTTTGCGGTTGGCGGCAATTTGTGAGACGGTTGGAATTCCACCAGGGGTTGTTAATGTAGTGACCGGATATGGAACAGAAGCGGGAGCCGCTCTCGCTGCGCATCCGAATATTGACCATGTAACGTTTACAGGCTCCGTTACAACCGGTACTTTCGTAATGAAGGCGGCTGCCGAAAATATTAAACCCATTACGCTTGAATTAGGCGGAAAATCGCCAAACATCGTTTTTTCTGATGCTAATTTAAACGAAGCGGCGCAATGGGTGGTGCGTTCTATTATCCAAAATGCGGGCCAAACTTGTTCAGCCGGTTCCCGACTTTTAGTGGAAAGAACCATCCACGAATCATTTGTTTTGAAAGTGTCGGAACTTATGAAACAGTTGCGGATTGGTCCTGGTATTGATAATTCCGATATCGGACCTATCATATCCGAAAAACAACTGAACCGGATCGAATCGTTTATAAACCTGGCGAAACAAGAAGGTATTTCGGTGCATCTGGGTGGACAGCGGATGAAAGATGCCGGTAACGGGTTCTTCTTTGAACCGACTATCCTTGATTCGGTATCTCCCAATAGCCGCCTTGCCCAGGAAGAGATATTCGGGCCTGTTCTTGCAGTTCTGCCTTTCGATACGATTGAGGAGGCGTTATCACTTGCTAACAGTACAGAGTATGGCCTCGTGACAGGTATCTGGACATCAAACCTTGACAAAGCCCATTGGCTTGCCAACCGTGTACGCTCCGGACAGGTGTTTATCAACAACTACGGTGCCGGTGGAGGCGTGGAAATGACATTTGGCGGCTATCGAAAAAGCGGGTTTGGACGAGAAAAAGGCCTTGAGGCTCTTAAACACTATACACAGGTAAAAAATATAGCGGTCAAGATTCAGATATAA